One genomic window of Pempheris klunzingeri isolate RE-2024b chromosome 12, fPemKlu1.hap1, whole genome shotgun sequence includes the following:
- the LOC139210458 gene encoding exportin-5 produces the protein MADQVAAMCEQLTKAVNVMMDAETRQIYRLEALKFCEEFKETSSFCVPCGLQLADKAQPAVVRHFGLQILEHVIKFRWNNMQQQEKVHLKECAMQLLCNGTHSILEEESHIKDVLSRIIVEMIKREWPQHWPDMLKEMEALTSQGEAQTELVMLILLRLAEDVITFQTLPTQRRRDIQQTLTQNMESIFTFMMAILQVNVEDYRKLKGSPAHELQARAHCRVAVATLNTLAGYIDWVSLVVITSGNCHLLEILCLLLSEPELQLEAAECLLIAISRKGKLEDRKPFMLLFDDVAILYILSAAQSADGLAICKKSSDSKAVEVVERRYIFLKRLCQLLCALGGQLCSLVGSDAEVEVPANLSKYMEAFLAFTTHSSQFLKSCTQATWGALFRHEILSKEAVVVEMAVKYLRASMINLVKTGFPSRDDHPSCEYSRVDFDSDEDFNSFFNSFRAQQGEVVRSACRIVPLEAFQIAAEWLRFQIASPIDTGDTTSKTVEGLCSLLSPSVVQWDAMTVFMECMATQIFKNLEEEKLPIDQSLELLQAVLNYDTKDPLILSCVLTNVSALFPFAVRRQHCLPQVLYKLFKAITFEIVQENKVPRTRAVKNVRRHACSSIIKICRDYPQFILPCFDMFYNHVKKLFSSDAMLTHMEKCSLMESLVLISNQFKDFAKQKAFLDELMASVVAEWTSDEMRHVLGDPAVFLSFVGADQVVTEQSKDTDTAGLNRGRVSFCLHVMLGVVKRARWPADLEEAKAGGFVVGYTPTGAPTYRNPCTSLFLVLLPNLLALIRTHNNLFMPENMARLSETFSRAHEVMDAERNVVLGLSQNLLDIHDSPVYRTNLERMQGFFTTLYDNCFYVLGNAGLSLQQEFYTSDRLAEEIAGSVFVSLDHVPDNRLRPMIRVFMRQLLLSCPQEYYNSLLCPLLGPLFAYMLQRLSAKWQVINQRTSVNGEEEEEEEVVCQESQVTQEMLEEQLVRLLTREVLDLLSVSCISRKVPEPAANKEEADEEDMMMDSVQTASPAQPTEELTELGKCLMKHENIYMTLLTLSFTSLSWKDTTNCHRTASMVCWTLLRQVVGGNLLPEAVTWFYTSVLRGLQVHGQHEVCNSTLSQLAMVIYENLRPRYMELRAVMTQIPNINVEALDQYDHRLMDPSAQKAGDKKRRDQFKKLIAGTVGKALCQQFRKEVHIRNLPSLFKKPKPDKDVLNSEALGLAALFSPENKAL, from the exons ATGGCCGACCAGGTGGCCGCCATGTGTGAGCAGCTCACCAAGGCTGTGAATGTGATGATGGACGCAGAAACGAGACAAATTTACCGGCTGGAGGCCCTAAAG TTTTGTGAGGAGTTTAAAGAGACCAGCTCCTTCTGTGTCCCATGTGGTTTACAACTAGCCGACAAAGCCCAGCCAGCTGTAGTGAGACACTTTGGCTTGCAAATCCTGGAACACGTCATCAA GTTCCGATGGAACAACATGcaacaacaagaaaaagtcCACCTGAAGGAGTGTGCAATGCAGCTGTTGTGCAAT GGCACTCATTCtatcctggaggaggagagccacATCAAAGACGTCCTGTCGCGAATCATAGTGGAAATGATAAAGAGGGAATGGCCTCAACATTGGCCTGATATGCTGAAAGAGATGGAGGCTCTCACCAGCCAAGGG GAGGCTCAGACAGAGCTGGTGATGTTGATACTGTTGCGGCTGGCGGAGGATGTGATCACCTTCCAGACGTTGCCCACCCAGCGACGCAGAGACATCCAACAGACTCTCACCCAAAACATGGAAAGCATCTTCACTTTCATGATGGCCATTCTGCAAGTTAATGTCGAGGACTACCGCAAACTG AAAGGATCACCTGCACATGAGCTACAG GCCAGAGCTCACTGTCGCGTCGCTGTGGCTACGCTGAATACACTCGCAGGCTACATAGACTGGGTGTCTCTGGTGGTCATTACCTCTGGAAACTGTCATCTACTGGAGAtcttgtgtttgctgctgagtgaaccagagctgcagctggaggcagCTGAGTGTCTGCTCATCGCCATCAGCCGGAAG GGCAAGCTGGAGGATAGGAAGCCGttcatgctgctgtttgatgatGTGGCCATCCTCTACATCCtttcagcagctca GTCAGCAGACGGACTTGCAATATGTAAGAAATCCTCTGACTCAAA agcagtggaggtggtggagcgGCGTTACATCTTCCTGAAGAGGCTGTGTCAGCTCCTGTGCGCTCTTGGAGGCCAGCTCTGCTCATTAGTG GGTTCTGATGCCGAGGTCGAAGTACCTGCAAATCTCAGCAAGTACATGGAAGCCTTTTTAGCCTTCACTACACATTCCAGTCAG ttTTTAAAGTCCTGCACTCAGGCCACTTGGGGAGCTTTGTTCAGGCATGAAATTCTGTCGAAGGAAGCAGTTGTTGTGGAGATGGCCGTCAAATACCTCAGAGCGTCTATGATCAACCTGGTCAAG ACTGGGTTTCCATCTAGAGACGATCACCCAAGTTGCGAGTACTCCCGTGTGGACTTTGACAGCGACGAGGATTTCAATTCATTCTTTAATT CTTTTCGAGCGCAGCAGGGAGAGGTGGTGAGGAGCGCATGTCGCATTGTTCCTCTGGAGGCTTTCCAGATAGCAGCAGAATGGTTGCGGTTTCAGATCGCCAGCCCTATTGATACTGGGGACACCACAT CTAAGACTGTAGAGGGTCtgtgctccctcctctctccatcagtGGTCCAGTGGGATGCGATGACCGTCTTCATGGAGTGCATGGCTACACAAATCTTCAAaaatctggaggaggag AAGTTGCCCATAGATCAGAGCttggagctgctgcaggccgTGCTGAACTACGACACCAAAGACCCACTCATCTTGTCTTGTGTGCTTACCAACGTCTCTGCTCTTTTCCCATTTGCCGTACGAAGACAGCACTGCCTGCCACAGGTCCTCTACAAG CTGTTTAAAGCCATCACATTTGAGATAGTTCAGGAAAATAAG GTACCCCGGACCCGAGCTGTAAAGAACGTGAGAAGGCACGCCTGTTCTTCCATCATCAAAATTTGTCGGGATTACCCACAGTTCATCTTG ccttgttttgacatgttttacaATCACGTGAAGAAGCTGTTCTCAAGCGACGCCATGCTGACTCACATGGAGAAATGTTCACTGATGGAATCTCTGGTGCTTATCAGCAACCAGTTCAAAGACTTTGCAAAGCAGAAGGCTTTTCTAGATGAACTGATGGCTTCAGTGGTTGCAGAATGGACCTCGGATGAGATGAGGCA TGTGCTGGGGGATCCTGCCGTGTTCTTGTCCTTTGTTGGAGCTGATCAGGTGGTCACCGAGCAAAGTAAAGATACAGACACAGCGGGCCTTAATAGGGGGCGG GTGAGTTTCTGCTTACATGTCATGCTGGGGGTGGTGAAGCGCGCTCGCTGGCCTGCAGACCTGGAGGAAGCCAAGGCTGGTGGCTTTGTGGTGGGCTACACTCCCACTGGGGCTCCCACCTACAGAAATCCCTGCACCAGCCTGTTTCTGGTCTTGCTGCCTAACCTGCTGGCTCTAATCAG GACTCACAACAATCTGTTCATGCCAGAGAACATGGCTCGTCTGAGTGAGACCTTCTCCAGGGCCCACGAGGTGATGGATGCAGAGAGAAATGTGGTTCTCG GTCTCTCTCAGAATCTTCTGGATATTCACGACTCTCCCGTGTACAGAACCAACCTGGAGCGCATGCAGGGATTTTTCACCACATTATACGACAACTG CTTCTATGTGCTGGGAAATGCAGGTCTGTCCCTGCAGCAGGAGTTCTACACCAGCGACAGGTTGGCCGAGGAAATCGctggctctgtttttgtctccctcgACCATGTGCCTGACAACAGACTTCGTCCTATGATTC GTGTATTTATGAGGCAGCTGTTGCTATCATGTCCTCAGGAATACTACAACAGTCTGCTCTGCCCCCTGCTGGGCCCTCTGTTTGCCTACATGCTGCAG AGACTCAGTGCCAAGTGGCAGGTCATCAACCAGAGGACCTCTGTCAA tggcgaggaggaggaggaggaggaggtggtgtgtCAGGAGAGCCAGGTGACGCAGGAGATGCTAGAGGAGCAGCTTGTGCGCCTGCTCACCAGGGAGGTTCTGGATCTTCTCT CTGTGAGCTGTATTTCCAGAAAAGTGCCTGAACCAGCAGCAAATAAGGAGGAAGCGGATG AAGAAGACATGATGATGGATTCAGTGCAGACGGCGTCTCCCGCCCAGCCCACGGAGGAGCTGACTGAGCTGGGAAAATGCCTGATGAAACACGAG AACATCTACATGACCCTGCTGACCCTCTCCTTCACCTCACTGTCATGGAAGGACACCACAAACTGTCACCGCACGGCTTCCATGGTCTGCTGGACCCTTCTGCGGCAG GTCGTTGGGGGTAATCTGCTCCCCGAGGCGGTCACATGGTTCTATACCAGTGTTCTTAGGGGCCTTCAGGTTCATGGGCAGCATGAGGTCTGCAACTCCACCCTCTCTCAGCTGGCCATGGTCATCTATGAAAACCTG CGGCCTCGCTACATGGAGCTGAGAGCAGTGATGACACAGATCCCAAACATCAATGTGGAGGCTCTGGACCAGTATGATCACAGGCTCATGGACCCGAGTGCCCAGAAGGCGGGAGACAAGAAGCGGAGAGACCAGTTCAAGAAGCTCATTGCGGGAACTGTTGGG AAAGCTCTGTGCCAGCAGTTCAGGAAGGAGGTTCATATCCGGAATCTGCCGTCGCTCTTTAAAAAGCCGAAGCCGGACAAGGATGTACTGAACAGTGAGGCGCTGGGCCTGGCAGCTCTCTTCTCCCCGGAGAATAAAGCCCTGTAG